From the Centropristis striata isolate RG_2023a ecotype Rhode Island chromosome 5, C.striata_1.0, whole genome shotgun sequence genome, the window attttcagtctttttgtttcctctgtagCCAAGAAGTACGACGCCTTCCTGGCCTCCGAGTCTCTGATCAAGCAGATCCCCCGTATCCTCGGTCCTGGACTTAACAAGGCCGGCAAGTTCCCCTCCCTGCTCACCCACAATGAGAACCTCAACACCAAGGTGGACGAGGTCAAATCCACCATCAAGTTTCAGATGAAGAAGGTACGCTCAGCAGCatttatatgaaataaatatccATCCGCTTCAccgttaaccctctgaaccccaacaagtcGTTGCAGGGTGTTTTTTTCGTAAGATATTAAATGTAGATCAATAGGattctttatttaaccaggtaatcTCTCTTCCAAGAGCAACCCAGAAGGCAGcataaatgttgctacaacagACAATACAGAGACAAAATACAGCTGCCACACTGCAAATGAATGAGTACCCTGAACTTAAAATGCAATTAGTTATAATACACAACCGGTGCAGTTTAAATGATTTCAGTAAAATATTTGGACGCAAAAGTACTATTTTTTCGAtcctttaaaattaatttgaactCCCCGAAAAGTAATCAGCTCTGACAATTTAAGGTCCTtctgtatattattttattatatattttgtgcagaataaaagttgaaggaaaaaacaagtttaatgtctcaaattatttttaaaaaattggaataGATTTTagatttacaatttttttttttttgtatttttagtgtTCTTTCAATGAAAACCTACAGTTCAGTCGGGTTGAGAGAGTTAATCTGAACACTGGTAATGTAGAAGAAATGACCTTGATGAATAACGTGTTTCTTTGTTCCGTAGGTGCTCTGTCTGGCCGTGGCTGTCGGACACGTGAAGATGACCGAGGAGGAGCTGGTGTACAACGTCCATCTGGCCGTCAACTTCCTGGTGTCTCTGCTGAAGAAGAACTGGCAGAACGTGCGTGCCCTCTACGTCAAGAGCACCATGGGCAAGCCCCAGCGCCTCTactaaagacacattttctactAATAAAAATGTGGAGTTGCTCCAGAAGTTGACCGTTCTGAGTTTTTCTTTCCTGTCAGATTGAAACTTTGGTTCATAGTTTTTGTCCTGGACATCTCACAGTTAAATTCTTAAATTCTTTGCCAGTACCCTAAAACTCAATGTACAGGCTCACAAGTGCCGAACGATGTACCCAGTGATAGATTCACCCCAGTGTGCATCATTAGAATTGGTTTGTAAGGCGAGTGAGTTATTCAGTGGcactttttcactgtttttggcATAATGGAGAAATTATTTAGCTTTAGTATAGGCTTTTGACTTGATAAACTTTTTTCCATTAGATGTCTATATGCTCTACTCAATGAGACTTGGAGTCAAAGTCTGCTTTATTGTCAATTCTTCACATGTAGTAGGCATACAAATTAATTTGTTTCTAACTATCCCATGGTGAAGACAGGACATTTCTAACATTTAAAGTAAACTAAAGTGCACAATCACAACAAATGAAGACAAACCTATCCTAACACTAAAGTAGACAAAGTGCACAGTATgtgaagacattttaaaaatggaggGAATAGGTCACAGTGTAAATAGAAGTAGTAAAGTTATGTACTAGTTAGTACAGGACAGTCAATATTAGAAGTTTTGTTTTACTTAAGTGCAAATGGCATGGTGTGCAAAAAAATtacttggggggggggggggggggggggtatttttttaaagcatcctAACAGCCTGGCGGATAAAGCTGTTGGTGAGTCTGGTGTGTGCAGAGGCTCCTATAACTTCTCCCAGAGGGCAGGGGGCTGAACAGATTGTGTGCGGGTGGCTTGCATCCATCACAACTGTGGTTGCTTTGCGGGCCGCAGTGACGGATACCACTGATGTTCCACCACGAGCAACTTTGACCAAGACAAGAAATACGGATTCTGTCCCAGTCGTGGTGAGTGACAGGatgtgtacaggtgcatctcaattaatttgaactagtgcagtgcccgtaggaagtatgtattcatacattacatgcaactccataaaacacttttcataaggtacgcacaccatccagcacatacacattgaacattgatattcgctggaaactatttgaatattatcgAAAATAAAACCTTGTAGCGgacttttaaactttgaaagataggtaggctaaatagacctATAGATGGAATGAGTCAGGGTGtgaatccagagtgaattgtgttactgaccaggtgtaggcctatcacacaatggggcggagctcctctaaaaggggtccgatcagaaacacgtcctacgtaaatgatattttgaaaaatcttaaaaatcgaggatgcacaccttcgtgccatgtgcaagccacagACCAAATCTGACTAATggtcagagatatgaactagacacacatccacacacacacacacagagacgcttcttgctttatagatagatatgatggaaaagtccatttccagtagttcaagtcaaacagccccaaccaagtataagtcatatagatggacatacttttcagagaacatttccatattgaacacactttttaaaattggtcttttgtaatattaaatttttttgagacactgaatttttaggtcttcattaaatgtaagccataatcataattagaagatattaaataaatgaagacatgaaatgtttcattctgtgtgtaatggatcattataatgtgttatttcctcttttttaattgaattactgacataaataaacttttctatgatatttttttttgagatgcacctgtaagtgtCTTTCAGGGAGATGAGTGGGGCACCAATGATCCTTCCAGCTGTGCTCATTAGGCGCTTGAAGGGCTTTCCTGTTGTAGTCTGTGCAGCTCCCGCCCCACACAGTGATGCAGGATGCTCTCCATGGTGCTTCGGTAGGATGTGCACATGATGGGTGGTGGTGCACTCGCTAGCTTGAGTTTGTGCAGGAAGTAAAGGCAACGCTGGGCTTTCTTCGCCAGTGATGTGGTGTTGGTGGTCCAGGAGGGGTCCTCACTGATGCGCACCCCAAGGAATTTGGGCTGCATTCCAAAGCCCTTAATgttcgcctcctctatcctctatcctcgcttgaaccggaagttctttcgcgggcgccatctttaagaccgtcccaaagctcttatttgtgatcggaggatagaggatagaggatagaggaggcatatcggaggaggcacaagcgaggatacacgagagaatcctatgcggaagtcttttagcggtggccccgccccctgactcgttgaatagaggcagcagctgatcggactgatgttatacatcgcaacatcgctgtagtttgataccggagtgaagacagatcacagattaaactaaagtgtgtcaccacaagttttatattttatttatatgattcaccatgtaattaaaatctgttttattgtgactctgaacaacaaaaatttaaaaaaatctacatttataataaattaagagaaagatcgctctagaagttattttcctttttcctttttttccttttcgtgatctgttttttccaccgtacagatttattatggataatattaaagtaaaaaaaaaaacagtagagagtatgagagtctgtccgtcagcaagaaacacttttacattgtttgt encodes:
- the rpl10a gene encoding large ribosomal subunit protein uL1, which codes for MSKVTRDTLYEAVKEVLQGSLSKPRKFVETVELQISLKNYDPQKDKRFSGTVRLKTLPRPKFSVCVLGDQQHCDEAKAAELPHMDIEALKKLNKNKKMVKKLAKKYDAFLASESLIKQIPRILGPGLNKAGKFPSLLTHNENLNTKVDEVKSTIKFQMKKVLCLAVAVGHVKMTEEELVYNVHLAVNFLVSLLKKNWQNVRALYVKSTMGKPQRLY